In a single window of the Gemmatimonadota bacterium genome:
- a CDS encoding peptidylprolyl isomerase → MSRLTRSTVALAALVVASTGCARQGAISPDPAAPDSFDVAMETSVGTITLRSRRAWAPHGVDRFHRLVSEGFYNDVRFFRVVPGFIIQFGLSGDPKATAKWEAAPIVDDTVKVTNKRGTVVFARAGQNSRTSQLFFNTVDNGLMLDAADGFGFPPFAEITSGVEVLDKIFQGYGEAPDQGRIMSAGNAYLQENFPKLDYIKSAKVTSHWP, encoded by the coding sequence ATGAGCCGACTGACCCGCTCGACCGTTGCCCTCGCCGCCCTCGTTGTCGCCTCGACCGGCTGCGCCCGGCAGGGCGCCATCAGTCCCGATCCGGCCGCCCCCGATTCCTTCGACGTGGCGATGGAGACGAGTGTCGGCACGATCACGCTGCGTAGCCGCCGTGCCTGGGCGCCGCACGGCGTCGACCGCTTCCATCGGTTGGTGAGCGAGGGCTTCTACAACGACGTCCGATTCTTCCGGGTGGTACCCGGCTTCATCATCCAGTTCGGCCTCTCGGGCGACCCGAAGGCCACTGCCAAGTGGGAAGCCGCTCCGATCGTCGACGACACCGTCAAGGTCACCAACAAGCGCGGCACGGTGGTCTTTGCCCGCGCCGGCCAGAACAGCCGGACCTCGCAGCTCTTCTTCAACACCGTCGACAACGGCCTGATGCTCGATGCGGCCGACGGCTTCGGCTTCCCGCCGTTCGCCGAGATCACCAGTGGCGTCGAGGTGCTGGACAAGATCTTCCAGGGGTACGGCGAGGCCCCTGACCAGGGGAGGATCATGAGTGCGGGGAATGCCTACCTGCAGGAGAACTTTCCGAAGCTCGACTACATCAAGTCGGCCAAGGTCACCAGCCACTGGCCGTAG
- a CDS encoding ankyrin repeat domain-containing protein, with the protein MTDTLFDACRRNDLEQVRSLVQADPALLSQRAPTGETPLLAALYHRAGEVACWLTGQSWPRSIHEAAAVDDVARLEALLDDDATLADTYSVDGWTPLHLAAFFGAPRAATILLAHGASLHPLSQNAMTNTPLHAALAAKRLPLVALLLDAGADPTLECAGYTPLAIAEGNGFDDGAALVRAALGRSAS; encoded by the coding sequence GTGACCGACACGTTGTTCGATGCCTGTCGGCGGAACGACCTCGAGCAGGTTCGCTCGCTCGTTCAGGCCGACCCCGCCCTGCTCTCGCAGCGGGCCCCCACTGGTGAAACGCCCCTCCTGGCTGCGCTGTACCATCGCGCGGGCGAGGTGGCGTGCTGGCTGACGGGTCAATCCTGGCCACGCAGCATCCACGAGGCGGCGGCTGTTGACGATGTGGCACGGCTCGAGGCGCTGCTGGACGACGACGCAACGCTGGCCGATACCTACTCGGTCGATGGCTGGACCCCGCTACACCTTGCTGCCTTCTTCGGTGCCCCGCGCGCCGCGACGATCCTGCTGGCGCACGGCGCCAGTCTTCACCCCCTTTCCCAGAATGCGATGACCAACACCCCGCTCCACGCTGCGCTCGCTGCCAAGCGACTTCCCCTCGTTGCGCTCCTGCTCGACGCCGGCGCCGACCCGACGCTCGAGTGCGCCGGCTACACCCCGCTGGCGATTGCCGAGGGGAACGGCTTTGATGACGGAGCCGCGCTGGTGCGCGCAGCCCTCGGCCGGAGTGCCTCGTGA
- a CDS encoding DsbA family protein: MGLAVVALAVVFRGSGDTQPPVVRPTSNADDARLSEGGRNSDLPDEATLAEWYSIGHLIGPESAPIRIVEFGTFTCTFCRTFAASIDTIQRRYPGLVSVRWLHYSLPDSVKSGSTDFLAEASECMPGSLEFEQFYRIVLLEGRPLDSRGALLVAAPKLGVRDPLRLMACLDSESSRARLDQHTRATAWIGPVGTPAWYLNGRLFVGAVSTFQLDSLVRRELRRE, encoded by the coding sequence GTGGGACTGGCCGTGGTGGCCCTGGCTGTCGTTTTCCGCGGCTCCGGCGACACCCAACCGCCAGTCGTTCGACCTACCTCGAACGCAGACGATGCGAGGTTGTCCGAGGGTGGGCGGAACAGCGACCTCCCGGATGAAGCGACCTTGGCGGAATGGTACTCGATCGGTCATTTGATCGGCCCGGAGAGCGCGCCGATTCGGATTGTCGAGTTTGGGACCTTCACCTGCACGTTTTGCCGCACATTCGCTGCATCGATTGACACTATCCAACGCCGATACCCCGGCCTCGTGTCGGTCAGGTGGTTGCACTATTCGCTTCCAGATTCAGTTAAGTCGGGGAGCACAGACTTCCTGGCGGAGGCCTCCGAGTGCATGCCTGGAAGTTTGGAATTTGAGCAATTCTACCGCATCGTTCTCCTTGAGGGTCGACCCCTGGACTCCCGTGGCGCGCTCTTGGTCGCTGCGCCCAAACTCGGGGTGCGGGATCCGCTTCGCCTCATGGCCTGCCTTGATTCGGAGTCGAGCCGGGCCCGGCTCGACCAGCACACCCGCGCAACGGCGTGGATCGGCCCCGTCGGCACTCCCGCCTGGTACCTCAACGGACGCCTTTTCGTCGGTGCCGTTTCGACGTTCCAGCTTGACAGCCTCGTTCGCCGCGAGCTGCGGAGGGAGTAG
- a CDS encoding Rieske 2Fe-2S domain-containing protein, whose product MTFSFNRDIRFAQTLPSRLYVDPTYLALEEEKIFGRTWQLVGRVADLAESGSFITAQIGDEAIVIVQDRGTLRGFHNICLHRAGPVASGCGTRQTLQCRYHGWTYRLDGTLLRAPEMEGTEGFDPESMRLLPVQVATWGPLVFANLDLKAPPLEHFLEGIGERTARFHPEAMRFVMQKRWTVECNWKVYVDNYLEGYHLPAVHPGLYKELDYDAYRVEPHRYWSLQHAPLRAGHGPERIYVPNGEGDDAQYYWCFPNVMLNIYQGQMQTNVVLPCGPDRCEVVFEWYAVDPPADAATDPKWTSLIAFSDEIQDEDIEICERVQQNLRSRVYDRGRYSALRENGVHHFHALLHEFLT is encoded by the coding sequence ATGACCTTCTCTTTCAATCGCGACATCCGCTTCGCCCAGACCCTCCCCTCCCGCCTCTACGTCGACCCGACGTATCTGGCGCTCGAGGAGGAGAAGATCTTCGGGCGCACCTGGCAGCTGGTCGGGCGGGTGGCCGACCTGGCCGAATCGGGGAGCTTCATCACCGCCCAGATCGGTGACGAGGCGATCGTCATCGTGCAGGACCGGGGCACGCTGCGCGGCTTCCACAACATCTGCCTGCATCGGGCGGGCCCGGTGGCGTCGGGGTGCGGCACACGGCAGACGCTGCAGTGCCGCTATCACGGCTGGACCTACCGGCTCGATGGGACGCTGCTGCGCGCCCCCGAGATGGAGGGCACCGAGGGCTTCGACCCGGAGTCGATGCGGCTGCTGCCGGTGCAGGTGGCCACGTGGGGACCACTGGTCTTCGCGAACCTCGATCTCAAGGCGCCGCCGCTCGAGCATTTCCTGGAGGGGATCGGCGAGCGGACGGCGCGCTTCCATCCCGAGGCGATGCGCTTCGTGATGCAGAAGCGCTGGACCGTCGAGTGCAACTGGAAGGTGTACGTCGACAACTACCTCGAGGGATACCACCTCCCGGCGGTGCATCCCGGGCTCTACAAGGAGCTCGACTACGATGCCTATCGGGTCGAGCCGCACCGTTACTGGTCGCTGCAGCACGCGCCGCTCCGGGCCGGACATGGTCCGGAGCGCATCTACGTGCCCAATGGCGAGGGCGACGACGCCCAGTACTACTGGTGCTTCCCCAACGTGATGCTCAACATCTACCAGGGGCAGATGCAGACGAACGTGGTGCTCCCCTGTGGGCCCGACCGCTGCGAGGTCGTCTTCGAGTGGTATGCCGTCGATCCGCCGGCCGATGCGGCCACCGACCCGAAATGGACCTCGCTGATCGCCTTCAGCGACGAGATCCAGGACGAAGACATTGAAATTTGCGAACGGGTCCAGCAAAATCTCCGCTCGCGCGTGTATGACCGCGGCCGCTATTCCGCCCTGCGCGAGAACGGCGTCCACCACTTCCATGCCTTGCTGCACGAGTTCCTGACATGA
- the rho gene encoding transcription termination factor Rho, whose amino-acid sequence MSDPRGGNGGGQGGKPRRRGGRGRGRRPGGSGGGAPRLEGPGEGEGGTALEEAPVGGSGTRQVEGVLELTERGGGFLRSRASSYLPTGQDVFVPQSLIAKHKLRPGDEIAGDAIAQRNGKGPALEKVASLFGRDPAECLSRPDFNRLTASHPKERLRLSALGPVGRGADITAAMVDLLCPLGKGQRALVVAPAKAGKTTLLTAIARGIITNQPDATVYILLADERPEEVTEMEMANAGEVIASSFDHGAARHVAVAEMTLERARRRVELGEDVVIILDSLTRLARAYNNIDRGSGRTLSGGIGAEAMERPKRFFGSARAVDPRVGKGSLTIIATALIDTGSKADEVIFEEFKGTGNAEIVLSRELAERRIFPAIDVAASGTRREELLLDPKSLERAHALRQATADLPTNKQIEVVRELLQRGI is encoded by the coding sequence GTGAGCGATCCGCGCGGGGGCAATGGGGGTGGGCAGGGTGGCAAGCCGCGGCGACGGGGTGGACGTGGGCGGGGGCGTCGGCCAGGTGGCAGCGGGGGCGGCGCGCCGCGGCTTGAGGGACCGGGTGAGGGCGAGGGCGGTACGGCGCTCGAGGAAGCACCCGTCGGCGGGAGCGGGACGCGGCAGGTCGAGGGTGTCCTCGAACTGACCGAGCGGGGTGGCGGCTTCCTCCGCTCGCGGGCATCGAGCTACCTCCCGACCGGGCAGGATGTCTTTGTCCCGCAATCGCTGATCGCCAAGCACAAGCTGCGGCCGGGCGATGAAATCGCCGGCGATGCAATCGCCCAGCGGAACGGGAAGGGACCAGCCCTCGAGAAGGTCGCCTCGCTCTTCGGCCGCGACCCGGCGGAGTGCCTGAGCCGGCCCGATTTCAACCGGCTGACCGCCTCGCATCCGAAGGAGCGGCTCCGCCTTTCCGCGCTCGGCCCTGTCGGCCGCGGTGCCGACATCACCGCCGCGATGGTCGACCTCCTGTGCCCGCTCGGCAAGGGCCAGCGCGCCCTGGTGGTCGCGCCGGCGAAGGCCGGCAAGACGACGCTGCTGACCGCGATCGCGCGCGGCATCATCACCAATCAGCCGGACGCCACCGTGTACATCCTCCTGGCCGACGAACGGCCGGAGGAAGTGACCGAGATGGAGATGGCGAACGCCGGCGAGGTGATCGCCTCGTCGTTCGACCACGGTGCCGCGCGCCACGTCGCGGTCGCCGAGATGACGCTGGAGCGGGCGCGGCGGCGGGTGGAACTGGGCGAGGACGTGGTGATCATCCTCGATTCGCTCACGCGGCTCGCGCGCGCGTACAACAACATCGACCGTGGGTCGGGTCGGACGTTGTCGGGTGGCATCGGGGCCGAGGCGATGGAGCGCCCGAAGCGCTTCTTCGGCAGTGCGCGCGCGGTGGACCCGCGCGTGGGCAAGGGATCGCTGACGATCATCGCCACGGCGCTGATCGACACCGGGTCGAAGGCCGATGAAGTGATCTTCGAGGAGTTCAAGGGGACGGGCAACGCCGAGATCGTGCTCAGCCGCGAACTGGCGGAACGGCGGATCTTTCCGGCGATCGATGTGGCCGCGAGCGGGACGCGCCGCGAAGAGCTGCTGCTCGATCCGAAGTCACTGGAGCGCGCCCACGCGCTGCGTCAGGCGACCGCCGACCTCCCGACGAACAAGCAGATCGAGGTGGTCCGCGAGCTGTTGCAGCGGGGGATCTAG